A stretch of SAR324 cluster bacterium DNA encodes these proteins:
- a CDS encoding sulfatase-like hydrolase/transferase produces the protein MKKNIIVIMTDDQGYGDLSCMGATDFKTPNLDRLANEGARFKCWYSNSPVCSPSRAALLTGRYPANAGVRAILDGHRKATGLPKDTLTLPKILKDRLGYHTAMSGKWHLGLAEGCRPQDHGFEQWFGFLAGCVDFFSHIFYWGMNREGPGINPTHDLWVNNKEVWKNGEYLTDIITEYSIQAIREAKKTSKPFFLYIPYNAPHYPMHAPQKYMDRFADLPWDRQVMAAMVSAVDDGIGEIFNELARLDFNEDTITFFTSDNGPSRESRNWLDGTLDPYYGGSSGGFKGHKFSLFEGGVRVPGIVHYPGVVPAGKVVEEPFCSFDMLPTICEWLNLDISGVELDGISQAGFLEGKQPGLERDLFWEMNDQTSIRRGDWKLVLNGQIVEGQPDEDRIFLANLSEDPAESKNLSESEPSLTTELKYAAETWRTELEANWENNFKYLNQGTT, from the coding sequence ATGAAAAAGAATATAATTGTAATTATGACCGATGATCAAGGATATGGTGATTTAAGCTGTATGGGCGCAACTGATTTTAAAACTCCAAATCTTGATCGCTTGGCCAATGAAGGGGCTAGATTTAAGTGTTGGTATTCCAACTCTCCAGTTTGTTCTCCCTCAAGAGCTGCTCTCCTGACTGGCCGTTACCCAGCCAATGCTGGTGTTAGAGCAATTTTAGATGGGCACCGAAAAGCCACTGGCTTGCCTAAGGACACTCTGACTTTACCCAAAATACTAAAAGACCGACTGGGCTATCATACTGCTATGAGTGGTAAATGGCATCTAGGACTGGCTGAGGGATGTCGTCCTCAAGATCATGGATTTGAACAGTGGTTTGGTTTTCTTGCGGGATGTGTGGATTTTTTCAGTCATATCTTTTACTGGGGAATGAACCGAGAAGGTCCTGGTATCAATCCAACTCATGACTTATGGGTCAATAATAAAGAAGTTTGGAAAAATGGAGAGTATCTTACTGACATTATTACAGAATACTCCATTCAAGCAATACGTGAGGCAAAGAAAACTTCAAAGCCTTTTTTTTTATACATCCCATACAACGCACCACACTATCCAATGCATGCTCCTCAAAAATATATGGACCGGTTTGCAGACTTACCGTGGGATAGGCAAGTAATGGCTGCTATGGTGAGTGCTGTAGATGACGGTATTGGCGAAATTTTTAATGAATTGGCCCGACTTGATTTTAATGAGGATACAATAACTTTTTTTACCTCAGATAATGGTCCATCAAGAGAAAGTCGAAATTGGTTAGATGGGACCCTAGATCCCTATTATGGTGGTTCGTCTGGAGGATTTAAGGGGCACAAGTTTAGTTTATTTGAAGGAGGGGTACGTGTTCCTGGAATTGTACATTATCCTGGTGTAGTACCTGCCGGCAAAGTTGTTGAAGAGCCTTTTTGTTCTTTTGATATGTTACCCACTATTTGTGAATGGCTGAACTTGGATATATCTGGTGTAGAGCTAGACGGAATTTCTCAGGCTGGTTTCCTTGAAGGCAAGCAACCGGGGTTAGAAAGAGACCTTTTCTGGGAGATGAATGACCAAACGAGTATTCGAAGAGGGGACTGGAAACTTGTTTTGAATGGCCAAATTGTCGAAGGTCAGCCTGACGAAGACCGTATTTTTCTTGCTAATCTATCTGAAGATCCTGCAGAATCTAAAAACCTGAGTGAATCAGAACCATCTCTGACTACAGAACTAAAGTATGCTGCTGAAACTTGGAGAACTGAACTAGAGGCAAATTGGGAAAATAATTTTAAGTATTTAAATCAAGGTACTACATGA